Part of the Pseudomonas abietaniphila genome is shown below.
ATGCTGCCGCTGGCCAAGGACGCCGCCGCGCGTATCGGCGTCGATCCGACCGTGCTCGTGGCGCAGGCTGCGCTGGAAACCGGCTGGGGCAAATCGATCATGCGTCAGTCCGACGGCAGCAGCAGTCACAACCTGTTCGGCATCAAGGCACAGGGTAACTGGCAAGGCCCTGAAGCCCGCGCGATCACCAGCGAGTTCCGTGACGGCAAGATGGTCAAGGAGACGGCGGACTTCCGTTCCTACGACTCCTACGCCAGCAGCTTCCATGACCTGGTGAGCTTCCTGCAGAACAACAATCGCTATCAAGCCACGCTGAAGTCGGCCGATAACCCGGAACAGTTTGTGAAAGAGCTGCAGAAGGCCGGTTACGCCACGGACCCGGACTATGCCAGCAAGATTTCTCAAATAGCGAAACAGATGAAGAGTTACCAGAACTACGCAGCCGCAGCGGGCTCTTCCACGACTTTATAAGGTTTGAACCATGTCACTGATTTCAATTGGGCTTTCGGGACTGAACGCCAGCAGTGCAGCGATGACCACCATCGGCAACAACACTGCGAACGTTGATACGCTGGGTTACTCGCGTCAGCAGGTGATGACCACCTCCGGTGCGCAGCAGAACATCGGCGTGGGTTTCATCGGCACCGGTACCACGCTGTCCGACGTGCGCCGTATCTACAACGGCTTCCTGAATACCCAAGTGCAAAGCAGTACATCGCTCAATTCCGACGCCCAGGCGTACCTGGGGCAGGCGAGCAAGCTGGACTCGATCCTGTCGGACAGCTCGACCGGGATCAGTACGGTCTTGAGCAAGTTTTTCAGCAATCTGCAGCTGCTGTCGAAATCACCGAACGACTCGTCTGCGCGCACTAACTTTCTGACCAGCGCCTCAGCGTTGGCAGGGCAGTTCAACGCCATCTCTTCGCAGATGAAGGACCAGAATGCGAGCGTCAACACCCAGTTGACCTCGCTTTCAGGTCAGGTGAACTCGCTGGCGTCTTCGATTGCCAACCTGAACTCGCAGATCACGCAGGCCAAAGCCACGGGTGCCGAGCCCAACTCGCTTCTCGACTCCCGTGACGAAGCGGTGCGCCAGCTCAACGATCTGGTAGGCGCCAAGGTCGTCGACAACAACGGCAGCTACGACATCTACATCGGTACCGGTCAGCCGCTGGTCACGGGCAACAAGGCCAACACGCTGAGTGCCGGCCCAAGCGACAGCGACCCGAACGTCTACTCGCTAAAGCTCAATTACCAGAACAGCAGCGTCGACGTATCGTCGGTCGTGACCGGCGGCACCATCGGCGGTCTGCTGCGCTATCGCAGCGACGTGTTGCAGCCTGCGCAAAATGAGCTGGGCCGTCTGGCGCTGGTGGTCTCCGACCAGATGAACCAGCAGATGAATCAAGGTGTGGACGCCAACGGCGACTTCGGCTCGAACCTGTTCAACAGCATCAACAACCCGAGCCTGACCAGCCAGCGCAGCATTGCCACCAAGGGCAACAGCGCAGGCTCCGGCAACCTGGACGTGACCATCGCCAACACGGGCGCTTTGACGACCAACGATTATCAGGTGACGTTTACCAGCGCCACCGGTTACAGCGTCACCCGGCTGCCGGACGGCAAGGACATGGGTGCCTACAGCACGACCACGACGCCGCCTCCGGTCATCGACGGCTTCTCGCTGAAGCTGAGCGGTGGTGCGGTGGCTGCCGGTGACAGCTTCAAGGTCAGCCCGACGAACACTGCCGCCAGCGGTATCAAGACGGTGATGACCGATCCGAAGACCCTCGCCGTGGCCGCGCCGCTGACAGGTACGACCGGCAGTAACACCGGCACCGGCACGTTCTCCCAACCAACCCTGAACACCCAGGCCGATATCTACAACCCCACGGCCACCGCGGACATGCGCAAGGCGATTGGCGGCGCGACGCCGATGCGCCTGTTGATGGGGGCGGTCTCGGGTGGCGCTCAGGCGTACTCGCTGGTCGATGCCAACGGAGCGGCGGTCAAGGACAAGAACGGCAACCCGATCACCGGCAGTATCGTTCAGGGCCAGAACAACGACATCAGCATGGAAGTGGGTTACACCGACTCTTCCGGCACCGCGCAGTCCTTCAAGATCGGCATGTCTATCTCTGGGACACCGGAATCGGGTGACACCTACAGCATCAACCTGACCGGTGCGGGCTCCTCCGACAACCGCAACGCTGAAGTTGCAATGGGCCTGCAAACCAAGCAGACGATAGACACGGCCTCGGGCAACGGCACTGGCATGAGCATGAGCGATGCCAACAGCAAGATGATCACGACGGTCGGGTCTCAGGCCGCCCAAGCCAAGGACGATGCCACGGCGACCACGGCCGTACTGGCCCAGGCGAAAAGCTCGCGGGACAGTGTCTCGGGCGTTTCGCTGGATGAAGAAGCCGCCAACCTGGTCAAGTACCAGCAGTACTACACCGCGTCGTCGCAGATCATCAAAGCGGCTCAAGCCATCTTCAGCACGCTGATCAACAGTCTTTAAGGGGTCGTAATCCATGCGTATTTCTACTTCTCAGTTTTACGAAACCAGCGCTGCAAACTACTCGCGCACCTATGCCAACGTCACCAAGACCGGTGACGAAGTCGCCAGTCAGATCAAGCTCAACACGGCTGCCGATGACCCGGTGGGTGCGGCGCGCGTGCTGCAGTTGCAGCAGATGGGCACGATGCTCAATCAGTACAAGTCCAACATCGACACCATCAACACCGGCGTGGTGAACACCGAAACCGCGCTGAACGCGATCACCTCGTCCATTCAACGTGCTCAGGAGCTGGTGTTGGCGGCGGGGAACGCCACCTACACCGACAAAGACCGTCAGGCCAGCGCCGCCGAGCTCAAAGAATTGCAGACGCAAATCCTGGGCCTGATGAACAGCAAGGATGCCAATGGCTCCTACCTGTTCTCCGGCTCGAAATCCAGCACGCCGCCGTATGCGGTCAACCCGGATGGCACCTACAGCTACCAGGGCGACCAGACGCGCAACACACTGGCGATCGGCAGCGGCATCAGCATGGCCAGCAACACGACAGGCTGGGATGCGTTCGAGCAGGCGGTCAACACCACGCGCACCTCGACCACGCGCACCTCCCCGGCGACCGACGACGGCATCGTTTCGTTGTCCGGCGGCAGCGTCAGCAATTCGGCCGATTACAACAGCAAGTTCACGGCGGGCCAGCCTTACAGCATTACCTTCACGAGCAGCACGCAGTACAAAATTACGGACGGTTCCGGGGCAGACGTCACGGCCGAAGCCACCTCCGCCGGCAAATTCAGCTCCACCAGCGCAGCCAACCAGACCATCGGCTTCCGTGGCCTGGAACTGAACCTGAACATCAACCTGACCGATGCGCAGTACGCGGATTCGTCGTTGGCCGATACGGCCCTGACCACGCCCGCGCACAGCTTCCAGTTGGCCGTGTCTCCGAGTACCGTCAGCACGGCGCGTCTGCCGGGTAACCCGTCGACCACCGTGATCACCGGATCCACGGTCACGGACCAGGCCACGTTCGACAAGACGTTCCCATCCGGCGGCGCCATTCTTCGATTCACCAGCGCCACCAACTTCGATCTGTACGCAGCACCTTACGACCCGGCCACCAGCTCGCCGGTGTCCAGCGGCACCCTGAGCGGCACGCCGGTCGCCAACCAGGCGGTTGCAGCGGGTGTGACCTTCACGCTCAGCGGTACACCACCTGCGCCGGTCGCAGGTGATCAATTCACCGCTCAGTCGTCGAGTCAGCAGACCCAGAACGTACTGAACACGTTGTCGAACATGATCACTGCACTCAACGGCAAGGTCGATGGCGACCCCGTCGCGAAGCAGAACCTGCAAGCCACCTTGACCTCGACCATTGGCAACCTGACAAGCGCGGCCAACCAGATCAACGACGCGGTGAGCGACGGCGGCGCGCGAGCAAGAACCGCGACTGATCAGGGTGTGACCAACCAGAATCTGCTCGACAACGGTACCACCGAGTCGAGCACGATCACGGCGTCTGACCCGGTGGATGCCATTGCGCGTCTGACCTTGCAGAAAACCATGCTGCAGGCCTCGCAACTGGTGTTTACCCAACTGTCCGCGCTGAACCTGTTCAGCAAGTTGTAATCGCACCACCGGAAGGCGGCGCCCTGTGTTTCAGGCGCCGCCGCCGCTGAGCATCAACCGTTATTGTCAGCGGTTAGGCCGATCCTTGGAGCAAGGGGAGGCGCCGCTCGTGAGCCCGCCCGTGAATTCAGTTCCTCTCGTCAGCATCGTCATTCCCGCCTACAACCCCCGTTTCTTTCAAGCGGCACTTGCCAGCGCTCTGACCCAGACGTACAGCCGCCTGGAAGTCATCGTCTGTGACGACTCCCGTGACAACGAGATCAGCGACATCGTCGAGAGTCTCCGCGCGCTGAGCACCGTGCAATTGCGCTATGTGCGCAATTCTCAGCGCCTGGGATTTGTTGGCAACCTGAAACAATGCTTGTCCCAGGCGCGTGGTGAATACATCAAGTTTCTGTGCGACGACGATCGTCTGTTCCCCGGGTGTGTGACGCTGCAGGCCCAGGGCTTCGATCAGAACGCTGACGTGAACCTGGTGCTGGCGCAGCGTTTTCTGTGGGATGCGGACAGCATCCAGCTGCCTTCACGCCTCGAAAACACCCCGGTGGCTCCCAAAAACTCAGTGTTTCTGGGCACTGACATGCTGGCGATTTTCGAGAATTTCCCCTCCAATTTTCTCGGCAGTTTCACCAGTGCCCTGTTTCGGCGTGCGGACGTCGAGGCGTTCTTTCCGGCGCTGACGGGGGCAGAGCAGGGCTTCG
Proteins encoded:
- the flgK gene encoding flagellar hook-associated protein FlgK; its protein translation is MSLISIGLSGLNASSAAMTTIGNNTANVDTLGYSRQQVMTTSGAQQNIGVGFIGTGTTLSDVRRIYNGFLNTQVQSSTSLNSDAQAYLGQASKLDSILSDSSTGISTVLSKFFSNLQLLSKSPNDSSARTNFLTSASALAGQFNAISSQMKDQNASVNTQLTSLSGQVNSLASSIANLNSQITQAKATGAEPNSLLDSRDEAVRQLNDLVGAKVVDNNGSYDIYIGTGQPLVTGNKANTLSAGPSDSDPNVYSLKLNYQNSSVDVSSVVTGGTIGGLLRYRSDVLQPAQNELGRLALVVSDQMNQQMNQGVDANGDFGSNLFNSINNPSLTSQRSIATKGNSAGSGNLDVTIANTGALTTNDYQVTFTSATGYSVTRLPDGKDMGAYSTTTTPPPVIDGFSLKLSGGAVAAGDSFKVSPTNTAASGIKTVMTDPKTLAVAAPLTGTTGSNTGTGTFSQPTLNTQADIYNPTATADMRKAIGGATPMRLLMGAVSGGAQAYSLVDANGAAVKDKNGNPITGSIVQGQNNDISMEVGYTDSSGTAQSFKIGMSISGTPESGDTYSINLTGAGSSDNRNAEVAMGLQTKQTIDTASGNGTGMSMSDANSKMITTVGSQAAQAKDDATATTAVLAQAKSSRDSVSGVSLDEEAANLVKYQQYYTASSQIIKAAQAIFSTLINSL
- a CDS encoding flagellar hook-associated protein 3, producing MRISTSQFYETSAANYSRTYANVTKTGDEVASQIKLNTAADDPVGAARVLQLQQMGTMLNQYKSNIDTINTGVVNTETALNAITSSIQRAQELVLAAGNATYTDKDRQASAAELKELQTQILGLMNSKDANGSYLFSGSKSSTPPYAVNPDGTYSYQGDQTRNTLAIGSGISMASNTTGWDAFEQAVNTTRTSTTRTSPATDDGIVSLSGGSVSNSADYNSKFTAGQPYSITFTSSTQYKITDGSGADVTAEATSAGKFSSTSAANQTIGFRGLELNLNINLTDAQYADSSLADTALTTPAHSFQLAVSPSTVSTARLPGNPSTTVITGSTVTDQATFDKTFPSGGAILRFTSATNFDLYAAPYDPATSSPVSSGTLSGTPVANQAVAAGVTFTLSGTPPAPVAGDQFTAQSSSQQTQNVLNTLSNMITALNGKVDGDPVAKQNLQATLTSTIGNLTSAANQINDAVSDGGARARTATDQGVTNQNLLDNGTTESSTITASDPVDAIARLTLQKTMLQASQLVFTQLSALNLFSKL